The DNA segment CCACAAAGACCTCACACCCCCAGAGTCAACGAAATTTTATGTCACATATACAAAGTTGCTCAGATGCTCGATTGGAATCTGCAATGCAATCTCTAACTTTTGTTCAATGCTATCCGGGTCAGGAATCACAcagaacccatgtagaacaagagtgattgtcacgggtcaccctcaattcataagatgaagaacgagattgcataagagaataaaattagacataTTGAATtagaacagtaatattattgatccatgaaacttagcagagctcctaaccttaaccttaggaggttagtgactcatactgtatagaaaataataatgaaagattGGAATGGGCAAAGATCCCTAATAAGGGTGATCTTTGTTCAATATATACTAGTCTAGtaactaaggattacagaaaataagataaactagtcttgtagtgcgaaaatccacttctagggcccacttggtgagtgtttgggctgagtttgaGTGTCTCCCACGAGCTAGTACCCCTTGAGGGAGTTGAACGCCACCCTTGGGCTCCCTtgtgggcgttggacgccagtctGGATGCCAGTCTGGACACCAGGAATAGGGCTAGACGGCtggtggctggcgttgaacgccagtttggggcCTTCATTTCCAAAGTAAAGTATgtgctattatatatttctggaaagttcTAGATGCTAGCTTTCCATATCCATTAATAGCGTGctatttggatctctgtagctccaaaaaaacTCCTTtaagtgcatggaggtcagatcctgacagcatctgcagtcctttctctgtctctgaatcagacttttgctcaagctccttaatttcagccaaaaaatacttgaaatcaccataaaacacacaaactcaaagtagaatccaaaaatgtgaattttgcactgaaacctatgaaaacttaattaaacctaaataaaacataacaaaaattatatgaaaataatgccaaaatgtgtataaaatatctgctcatcagccACATATCAAAGATTAATGAGCAAAGTCTTCAAGGAGCTTATCGGCAAGTCAGTGGAGGTATACATCGATGACATATTGGTAAAGACAGTTAAACCAAGCAACTTGGTTGCCGACCTAGAAGTTGTTTTCGGGTCGCTTCGAAAGCGCAATATGAGGTTGAACCCTCTAAAATGCATGTTTGCAATGGAAGCAGGGAAGTTTTTGGGTCTTATGATCACGCAACAAGGGGTTGAGGCCAAACCAGATAAATGGAAAGCCATCCTTCGGATGACAAGCCCAGGGTGCATGAAGGATGTTCAACGATTGGCTAGTAGGTTTACAATTTTATCCCATTTCCTCAGGGCATCGACAGCAAAGGCCCTCCCTTTATTCAATTTAATGAAGAAAGGAATCACTTTTGAATGGACTCCATCTTGTGATGAAACCTTTAACCACTTTAAGAGGATCCTATCAAAACCATCAGTGCTTGGGAAGCCAAAAGAAGGGGAGACCCTATACCTCTATATAGCCGTGACGGAGGTGGCCATGGCGGCCGTTTTGATTCAGGAAGAAGACAAACTCCAGCAACTGGTATACTTCATTAGTAAGGTGCTCCAAGGAGCAGAGATGAGGTATATCAAGTTGGAGAAGTTAGCCTATGCTCTATTGATCTCTTCCCAGAGGTTAAGATAATATTTTCAAAGGCACCCGATCATACTAAGGATTGACCAAGCCATCCAAAAAATCTTGAAGAAACCAGACCTAGTGGCTGTCAAATATGTAGTGGTTCACGGACAGCTGTACAAACAGGGACTTAACCAGCCCCTGCTGAAGTGTCTGCACCCTGACCAGACAAACTACATTCTAAGTGAGGTCCACGAGGGGTGTTGTGGCCATCACATTGAAGGAAAGGCATTGGAAAGGAAGCTCGTGAGAGCGGGATATTATTGGCCCTCTATGATGACGGATGCCCACGAATTCGTGAAGAAGTGCTGGAAATGCCAGGAGAATGCGAATTCTTACAAGGCCCCAACAGAAGAGCTGAGTCTATGTTGGCCTCCCGACCTTTCTCCCAGTGGGGAGTCAACCTTCTCGGCCAGTTCCTGGTAGCCCCAAGACAAGTTAAGAACCTCATTGTAGCCATCGATTATTACACAAAGTGGGTGGAGGCAGAACCATTAGCCAGCATATTGACCACAAATTGCCAGAAGTTCTTTTGGAGACAAGTAATCGCCATGTTTGAGATTCCAGAGATCGTGGTCTCGAACAATGGAACGCATTTTTTTGATAGAAAATTTGGAGAGTTCTTAACTGGTTTGGGGTTCAAGCAAAAGTTTTCCTTGGTGGAACACCCCTAGAGTAACAGTAAAGCCGAGGCGGCGAACAAGGTTATCCTTAATGGGTTAAAAAAGTGCCTTGACCAGCGAAAGGGTTCTTGGGCAGACGAACTAACTTCCGTTTTATGGTTTTATAGGACAACACCGCAGTGTTCCACTGAGGAGACGCCTTTCCGACTTACTTACGGGGTCGATGCGGTCATTCTTGTGAAAATCAGAGAACCAAGTCTGAGGCTACTCCTAGGCGGTGATGGTGaagcaattaaaaaatatttgattgatGAAACAAGGGAGATGGCCACTTATCAAAAGTTGTACTAAAACAGAGGATAGCCTTGCGTTACAATCGCAAGGTGCTAAACAGGAACTTCGAGGAAGGTGATTTGGTGTTACGACGTAACGACATTGACCCACCGACTCCGAGAGGAGGCAAGCTAGCAGCCAACTAGGAAGGCTCGTACAGGGTAAGAGAAGTTCTTGGGAAAGGGGCATACAAGCTAGAGCGGTTGGATGGGACCGAGGTCCCGAGAATGTAGAATGTGGTGAACTTGAAGAGGTTCTACTATTGAATGAGGTCCCGACCTAAcggtttttttttcttcactcttgttatcttttattttaccaTCCCTTGTTagatgtattattttctttCACACGTTTGTACTTTTTGTTCGGTTATTATGGATGCACTATTTCCCCTACCCTCCACACGAGGTAACGACAAGGGATTTTTAACAAGACCTACTGTTGGAAAATCAAGTGATTAATATACGTTATTCTCAGTCATACTTGTggtttattattgttttataaAAACGGCAATCTGAGACTGATCATCCTGGAGGCCATGGTGATTGCAATTAACGGATATCCAACGTATAGAATTTTACGACCTGACGGCCAAGCAAAGAAGCAACAAGTGAACCAAAACATTCTATGAATGAAAACGATAGTTTAAAAAAGGCATCGCGTTAGCCTATTAACGATCTACAGTCGATAGCACCAAAATTCACGACAACGACTTAACGACAATAAAAGTGAAATTGTTTCAAAGTTACAAGTCGGATGCACCACATCGGCCCAATAAAACAAAACGCAAATAAAAAgtacaaaattcacattttaacAAAGAAGCCTCACTTCCTCGGAATGTCTACAATTTTTCCGTCTTGAACCATCTTGAAGGCTCCAATCAAAGAAGTATTAAAGTTGGGAGTAAGGAGGGAGATTTGAGTCATAATCCCCTCTTCGGTAGCCTTGACCACTTTCGAGCATCCTTGacaattttcttgtttttttcttcaaaGCCAAGGCATCTCGTTTAGCGGCCTCAGCCGTCTTCACGACTTCGGAAAGCTTTTCCTCCAGCTCCTTCACCTTTTCCTCAGCTACGGTGGCCCGACCTTGAGCATTGTTTAGTAAACTGGAGACTGAAAGGTCACGCTCCACCAGGCGATTAATCTCGACAGTACTCTCCTTAGCCTTCGCCTCCTCCTCGGCAAGCTGGGCCCTCAGAGACTTTTCTTGGGCTTTCAAGTCAGTGATTTCTTTTCGGACAGCCCGGAATTTTCCCTCCCAGACCTGGCCCTGCGCCAGCACGGGTTCTACCTTCCTAGCAATGGCAGCTGCCCGGAGAAGGTTGCGGTATGTCCACCTCCATGGGCAGTGAGGTCCTCGTCCCGGAAGAACTCCTTGGTATTTGGGAGAAGCTGAGAATCGATGAAATAGCTAGCATTAAAATTTTTCTCCATCACAGTAAGAATCTTCCCGAACTCAAGGGTTTTCCTCTTTTTGGGGTTGGTAGTGAGGGTTAGATCGGGATCACCCTCGGCCTAAACCTCTCCACCCCGTTCCCCTTCATTGGTGACAGGGATCTCCTTAACAAGCACCTCGGGAAAAGGTTGAGGTTCAGGCTGAGCACTTCCCTTGCCAACGACCTGAGGTCCATGCTTGGCCGAAGGGGTCGCCGAACTATCATTGTCGCTATCCTCATCATGGAAGAAGTGTGTCATCAAATGAGCTATTGAAGTATTCCCGGCAGCCATGGCAACTACAAAAATTAAAGGTAAGTTAAGAAGCCGGAAAAACAGGAAAGTTTTAAGCAAGCAAGGCAAACAAGCTAATCGTGAAAACGAAACAACAAATAAGTTCAAGCTTTACCTACACACTCATGACCGAATTTTCGATCGCCCATCAATATGTGTGGGTTAAGATTCTTGGTGCCAAAGATCGCTAACAAGATGTCTCCAATCTGACGGTCCTCCGAACTTAGCCACTCGTAGGACACTTTTATTAGATAGTCAGAGCTGGCATCGAAGCACAATAAGTTGGGATTTGCCTCTCGCTCTCCAAGGTATGCCAAAAAGGGTGGTGACCTTGAGCTGGCCGGACCTTGAAGTAAAtactcactacaagaaaatggaacatttgtaacaaaaattttgtatcaaatttaaaattgttgcaaaaaaccatttttttgtaataatagttgctgattgttacaaaaaagatatgttttgtaacaatatcacaaattgttacaaaacatccagatattttgtaacaatgtattttattttgttacaaattatggtAGTTTTCGTAACGCCGTATtgtattgttacaaaatattataatattttgtaacagaAAGTTAAATAGTTGCAAAAACTCGtagtattttgtaacaaaatatttttttgtttcagaaaatcaaatattttgtaacaaaatatttttttgtctgaAAAActcaaattattttgtaacaaaaaattcatttgtcaCCAAATGCAACATTGTTTGTAACAAGTTTTTTTTGGTGTcacaaaatatatgtataatttatagTATTCTATTCGAAATGTTAAAAActttaagaattaaaaaaattgtctgtatattttttttaaaataattgtattttgtttcagaaattaaataaattgtttatataaatcatttaaaatatattttttatattattttttacatattcattaatttttaaatgatgtaaatattaatttatatgtgttTATAAAGTTAGTATATAACTTTAAATAATCAGAATTATAAGATAACTTAAAACtaatttgtgaaatttaaaaaattctttattaatttataactaTAAATAAcagtaattaaaaatattccaaaaaaaaataaaaaaagaaaatgcagtGTAAAAACCTAAGAGTTAATATACTAAGTgaatgtaaaaagtaaaaaaacccTAAGTTCCCCCATTCTCCCACCTCACTCGAAGCCTCACACCCACCCACTCCCAAACCTTCGCGCCGTCGAAACCCTATCTACGAGGGAGAATGGAGCTGCTGCCGGAGGAAGATTCGCCGGCCTAGCCCCTGGGAGACGTCTCGGCGGTGTCGTGGTCCTCCACTCGCTCCTCAAATCTGCTTCGTCTGCGCCGCTGCTCACCTCTGTCCGTGTCGTCCTGGCCGTCTACGCTCCCCTGCGGTCTGCCTTCTTCGCCTCCGCGTCGTACCTCATCTGTATCTTCTACCTCCGTTTCTGCGGTCGTCTTGTTGGGTGACTCCTCTGTTGGCTGTGAGCTGTCCTCGCCTGTGGCCTGCGTCTTCGATGGTGGAACGGCCCCAACCTTTCACTCAGTGTGGTTCTGCTGCTGACATTCTTCACTATAGAGgtgatttttttcttatatgtaGTTATTGTACAGTAATTTTGTGGACTTCAGTGTTGCTGGTTTATTGTAGGTTTAGAAGAGAAAAATTGATACTAATTCCTAACTGTAACTGTATGTAAAAGAAGATGATTTAATATGTTGTTCtgtttgttcttttttctttgttgagGCTTGTATATTTATGTTGGAAAACCTGAGTTACATAATAAAGCAGAAGAAGCTTTTATTAGTACTAATTTCTTTGTCTCCTAGCTTGATAGTGAAATAATGCAGATTTAATAAAAGGGTCTTCTTCTGGTGTTGTGTTGCAGTCTTTAATTTCATCTGGTTCTGCCGTGCTTCGTTGGTCTGCTGCCGGTCTGCTCCGATCGTCTCCTCTGTTGAAGGTAAG comes from the Arachis duranensis cultivar V14167 chromosome 7, aradu.V14167.gnm2.J7QH, whole genome shotgun sequence genome and includes:
- the LOC127740581 gene encoding uncharacterized protein LOC127740581, with amino-acid sequence MSKVFKELIGKSVEVYIDDILVKTVKPSNLVADLEVVFGSLRKRNMRLNPLKCMFAMEAGKFLGLMITQQGVEAKPDKWKAILRMTSPGCMKDVQRLASRFTILSHFLRASTAKALPLFNLMKKGITFEWTPSCDETFNHFKRILSKPSVLGKPKEGETLYLYIAVTEVAMAAVLIQEEDKLQQLVYFISKVLQGAEMRKGIGKEARESGILLALYDDGCPRIREEVLEMPGECEFLQGPNRRAESMLASRPFSQWGVNLLGQFLVAPRQVKNLIVAIDYYTKWVEAEPLASILTTNCQKFFWRQVIAMFEIPEIVVSNNGTHFFDRKFGEFLTGLGFKQKTTPQCSTEETPFRLTYGVDAGDGHLSKVVLKQRIALRYNRKVLNRNFEEGDLVLRRNDIDPPTPRGGKLAAN